CGGGCCGGGTCGCGTCCTCGGCGGTCACCCCGGGCCGGGTCGCGTCGTCGGCGCCGGTCACGGGCGGACCGCCGCGAGGAACGCCGCCGCCCGCTCCCGCAGGGCGGCCGGGTCGCCGCCCCGGACCGCGTCGCCGAGCAGGGGCGACCCGACGCCCACGGCGACCGCCCCCCGGTCCAGGTAGCGCCGGGCGCTGTCGACGTCCACCCCGCCGACCGGCACCAGCGGCGTGTCCGGGAACGGGTCGCGCAGCGCGCCGAGGTAGTCCGGGCCGCCGATCGAGGCGGGGAAGAGCTTGACGGCGGCGGCGCCGGCGGCCCGGGCGCGGACCACCTCGGTCGGCGTCAGCGCGCCCGCCAGCACCGGCAGCCCGAGCCGGGGGGCCTCGTCCAGGCTCTCGGCGAGGGCCGGGGTGACCAGGAACGTCGCGCCCGCCTCGGCCGCCGCCCGGGCGTCCTCGGCGGTGAGCACGGTGCCCGCGCCGAGGGCGAACTCCGGGCCGAGCGCGGCCCGGGCCCGGCGCACCACGCCGAGGGCGTCCGCGCCGGTCAGCGACACCTCGATCAGCGCGACTCCGCTGTCGGCCAGGGTGAGCACCGCGGCCAGCGCCGCCGCCGGGTCCGGGCCGCGCACGATGGCGAGCAGTCGATGGGTACGCAGGGCGTCGGTCAGGTTCATCGGTGTCCTTCGGATCGGTGGGCGGAGACGGTCAGCCGCCAGGCGACCTCCCCGCTGGTGGGGACCACGGCGGCGTCACCGGGGCCGGCGTCGGCCAGGTCGAAGGCGCGGCCGAGCATCGGCTCCACCCCGACGCTGCGGTACGGGTCGGTCTCGGGCCAGCCGCGCAGGTTGCGCCAGAGGGCGGTCGCCCGGGGCTGGTCGGCGCACTCCAGCTCCAGGGTCAGCGCGTCCGGCCCGTCCACCACCCGGACCCGCGGGCAGTCCACCAGCACCGCGCCGACGGCGGTGCCGTCGTCCGGGCCGAGCGCGTCCAGAGCCAGACCGGCCGGGGCCGGCCAGGCACCGGTCAGCCACGGCCGGCCGGCGGGCCAGGCGTCCGGCGGGAGCAGGACGGCCGCCTCCGGGTGCAGCCGGGTCGGGGTGCCGGCGGGGGCCACGAGGCGGGCCTCGGGTGACAGGTCCAGCAGGGCGTGCGCCGCCCACACGAAGCGGTAGCCCGGGTCGGCGGTAAGCCGGTAGTCGGCGACCACCACGCCGTCCCGCTCGCGCAGGCGGCGGGTGAGGGTGAAGTCGGGCCGTACCACGACGGTCTCCCCCGGCGCGGTCTGCCGCCACGGCCTCGACCAGACCTCGCCATGGTCCGGCACGCCGCGGACGGTGGGCAGGCACTCCTCCAGGCCACCGGCGTCGACGAAGGCCGCGTCCGGGCGGACGTCGGCCCGGCCCGGCTGCGTCCCGCGCCACAGCCACTCCCGGCCACCGCCGGAGAGGCTCGTCCACCGCCCGCCGAGCGCCGCGTCGGCGACGACCCGCAGCGGCACCGGCCGCTCCGGGCCGCCGGGCTCGTCCACCCCCGCCGAGCGGGTGGCGGCCACCGGACCGACCGTCCGGTCCGGACCGGAGCCGGCCGCGGTCACCATTCGGCGAAGGAGCCGTCGGGGTGCCGCCAGACCGGGTTGCGCCAGGCGTGCGGGTTCTCCGCGGCCTTGCGGACGGCGGCCTCGTCGACCGTGATGCCCAGGCCCGGCCCGTCGAAGCGGACGATGTGGCCGTCCACGAACCG
This genomic stretch from Micromonospora krabiensis harbors:
- a CDS encoding bifunctional 4-hydroxy-2-oxoglutarate aldolase/2-dehydro-3-deoxy-phosphogluconate aldolase, whose amino-acid sequence is MNLTDALRTHRLLAIVRGPDPAAALAAVLTLADSGVALIEVSLTGADALGVVRRARAALGPEFALGAGTVLTAEDARAAAEAGATFLVTPALAESLDEAPRLGLPVLAGALTPTEVVRARAAGAAAVKLFPASIGGPDYLGALRDPFPDTPLVPVGGVDVDSARRYLDRGAVAVGVGSPLLGDAVRGGDPAALRERAAAFLAAVRP